The nucleotide sequence TTTTTAGTAGGAGCACATTTCACATACATTTTGGAGTACTCTTACTAGCTTCTTGTTAAATCTGAATGAATGATCTGTCCTGAATATTGTATAGAGAACAAATTTATTTGGATTAATTTGAATTAATCAGAATAATTTGAAATTTTTGGTCACTACAGGGCAACTACACTACTATACATGGCCACTACACCGCTCCATGTCGGTACTGTTCAGAAACAAACTTGGCTGAAAATTCAgtaaacaacaacaaagcctttagtcccaaacaagttggggtaggctagaggcgaaacccataagatctcgcaaccaactcatggctctggcacatggatagcaagcttccacgcacccctgtccatagctagctctttgtcgatactccaatccttcaggtctctcttaacggactcctccatgtcaaaatcggtcgaccccgccctctcttgacattctccgcacgctttagccgttcgctatgcactggagcttctggaggcctgcgccgaatatgcccaaaccatctcaaacgatgttggacaagcttctcctcaattggtgctaccccaactctatctcgtatatcatcattccggactcgatccttcctcgtgtggccacacatccatctcaacatacgcatctccgccacacctaactattgaacatgtcgccttttagtcggccaacactccgcgccatacaacattgcgggttgaaccgccgtcctgtagaacttgccttttagcttttgtggcactctcttgtcacagagaatgccagaagcttggcgccacttcatccatccggctttgattcgatggttcacatcttcatcaatacccccatcctcctgcaacattgaccccaaataccgaaaggtgtccttccgaggtaccacctggccatcaaggctaacctcctcctcctcacagctagtagtactgaaaccgcacatcatgtactcggttttagttctactaagcctaaaacctttcgattccaaggtttgtctccataactctaacttcctatttacccccgtccgactatcgtcaactagcaccacatcatccgcaaagagcatacaccatgggatatctccttgtataccccttgtgacctcatccatcaccaatgcaaaaagataagggctcaaagctgacccctgatgcagtcctatcttaatcgggaagtcatcggtgtcgacatcacttgttcgaacacttgtcacaacattattgtacatgtccttgatgagggtaatgtactttgctgggactttgtgtttctccaaggcccaccacatgacattccgcggtatcttatcataggccttctccaagtcaatgaacaccatatgcaagtcctccttatgctccctatatctctccataagttgtcgtaccaagaaaatggcttccatggtcgacctcccaggcatgaaaccaaactgatttttggtcacgcttgtcattcttcttaagcggtgctcaatgactctctcccatagcttcattgtatggctcatcagcttaattccacggtaattagtacaactctgaacatcccccttgttcttgaagattggtactaatatacttcgtctccattcttctggcatcttgtttgcccgaaaaatgaggttgaaaagcttggttagccatactatcgctatgtccccgagacctttccacacctcaatggggatacaatcagggcccatcgccttgcctcctttcatcctttttaaagcctccttcacctcagactcctggatgcgccgcacaaaacgcatgctggtctcatcaaaggagtcattcagttcaatggtagaactctcattctccccattgaacagcttgtcgaagtactcccgccatctatgcttaatctcttcgtccttcaccaagagttggcctgctccgtccttgatgcatttgacttggccaatatccctcgtcttcctctcccggatcttagccatcttatagatgtccctttcaccttccttcgcgcctaaccattggtagaggtcctcatatgcccgaccccttgcttcaccaacagctcgctttgcggccttcttcgccatcttgtacttctctatgttgtctgcactcctatccaggtataggcgtctgaagcaatctttcttctctttaagcgccttctggacatcatcattccaccaccaggtatccttatcttcgcttctccttcccccggacactccaaactcctccgaggccaccttacgaatgcaagtcgccatcttcatccacacattgtccgcatcccctccttcctcccaagggccctccttaaataccctctccttgaacacctgagctacctcccccttgagcttccaccacttcgttctagcgaccttggcacgcttatcccgctggacacgaatccgaaagcggaagtcagcaaccaccagcttatgctggggtacaacactctccccaggtatcaccttacagtctaggcacacacgcctatcttctcttctctagaggatgaaatcaatctggctagagtgttggccactactaaaagtcaccagatgtgattctctctttctaaagagggtgttagctacaatcatgttgtaggctagagcaaagcttaagacatcttctccttcttgattcctgatgccatagccaaagcccccatgcgccccttcaaaacctgtgttagatgtacccacgtggccattgaggtctcctcctatgaagagcttctcaccaatcgctacactcctaaccatgtcttccaagccttcccagaactccctcttggtgttctcattgtggcctacttgcggggcatatgcgctgataacattgagaaccaagtcctcagctaccagcttgaccaggataatccggtccccacgtctcctgacgtctaccacttcatacttgaggctcttgttgatcaagatgcctacgccatttttgtttgcagccgtccccgtgtaccacagcttgaagccggtatcctccacctccttcgccttctgtcctctccatttggtttcttggacggaaaggatatcaacacctctcctcactgctgcatcaactagctcccgaagcttccctgtcagagaccctacgttccagctacctaagcgaatcctcctaggctcggctagcttccttacccttcgcactcgtcgagtcaaatgcgaagacccttgctcattttccactatatccgggcgccgatgtagcgcgccactaaggatgcgacgacccgatcctcctcacttgccaccgtatccggatcaagatacggcgcgccacttggggggtgatggcccggcccttgcccattttccaccacacccgggtttcgatgtggcgcgtcgctgagagggttacgccccaacgaaaatcttttgggtttcatctccataagagtggctgaatttttacgttggctcgccaagcctatcacaaccctcctcctttacccgggcttgggaccggctatgttgagacaacataggcggagtttggCTGAAAATTCAGTCATTCTAAAATTTGCTTCAGTCAGTGTACTCCTAAAATTCAGTAAACAACTACTCTGCATACATGCTGGAGATCAACATCAACAACTACTCTGCATATTTTCCAAGATGTTTCAAAGATATGCGCACTACTGTACTTGACGGAGTATGTCTAACATTTGTAGCTACACTCATTTATAAGAAGAACGCATTTTTTCAGAATAAACCTAAAACTTCACTGGAACTAGACTTCACTGATAAGAATAAACCTAAAGGACAGGAAACTTCACTTGAACTAAAACTGAATTTGTGATACACACAACAAACATAACTTTTTTGCATCTAAGAAAACCTCATGGATTTTCCTAAATAATCCGTGTCAATAATTATGGTACTAACTGATTGGCAACAGTTTCTTTTGGTGCACAATCCAAACAAAAAAATGACAGTACAAGCAGATCATCGGTACTCCAATTTCTTTCAGTTTTGACAGCTTATTTTCAGTTTCAAAATGGAAAATACACTTCTTCAGCACTCTAATTTTACAAACTGAAAATAGCAGCACCAAGAATTGAGTATAACATGATTGTTGTGAATTGCCAAATACTCCTACATGTCAACATGTGTATCAACTTTATTGGCAATAATTTTGTTGATCAACATGAACTACAGGTCACTGTTATCCTTTGTACTAGAGCATCTCTGTATAATACAGACCTGAGTATAACAAGAGCATCAACTACCGAAGCATGAACTTGACTACATCTTCAAATAATTACTGAAGCACATGAACTTGAGTTTACTCAGAAAAGTGGTACCTTTTCACTCAGATTTGATTTGTTAGCAATCGATTTACTAGCTAGCTCGTCTTGTTTGGCAGCAATAATCTGCATCTGGAGCGCAGGGAAGAAGAAAATAAGCTGCATATCtaactgaggaggaggaggaggtggggaacAACAAGGAAATCTGGTCTTACGTGGAGCGTGCGGGCGGCGAACTCGACGCCGATGGTGGACTTGGAGTCGAGGCAGAACTCCTTGCGGGTGATGTGGGAGAGCAGATTGGACTTTCCCACCACAGAGTCGCCAGTCAgcaccactccggcgagctcctccaCCTTGAGCGCGTAGCCGTCCGAGGAGTGGAAAAGGGGCACCTATGCTTTCTAGTGCTCTAGTCGACGGCGTCATGGAGGGGGCAAGCTTCGTGGTCGAAGGCGGGGAGGTGGTTGACGATGGACAGAGGCGGAAGGAGAGCGAGGACTCCGGACAGTGGTCTCCGAAAAATCGAACCTTCACGGCCGGTGAGCGGAGGGGAACGAGGCGGCGGGCGGAGAGGACGGAAACCACCGCGTGgggcggcgcggggggggggggtagggggaGCGGCATTCAGCGGCGGGAGGGGGAGCAAGGCGGCGGGGGCGAGGGCAAGGGAGGCGCGACCAAATCGGTCGGCGTCGGAGAAGAGTGAGGAAGGAGACAGAGGACCGCGAGTTTGGTCGGGAAAACCACGAGGGCTAAATTGAAAAAATGCCGCCGCGACATgttttttgggatggagggagtataaaaattGATAAGTTATATGTATGCCTTGTGGAAAAAATCAGGGAAAGATGTGCCTTGTATGAGTCGTAGTACTGGGTGGATGATGAATCGGCAAATTATCTTCAGTCATCTCACCCCCCAACTGGAATACGCCGAGTGCTGTCAAAAAAAAAAGCAGAGGGCTAATAAGGGGGAAAAAAGAGATGAGGAGGAAAACGGAGCGACCGTCGGgcggagagagaggagaggaaagTGAGGGGCGTGACTGGTGACTGGAGAGCGTGGAGAGGCAAACCCCCTCCGGGACCCCGACGAACGCCGACGAACTCCATTGTGAGGTACTCTCAGTTTTCCCCCAAATCCAGGTCTCTCTCTCTTCCTCCGCTTCCTCATGGAGTTGCAAATCCCGTCTCTTTGCCGCGGATCGCGCGCTTGCCATCCTACTGTTCTTCACTTTTTTCTTCTGTAGTCGAGGGTTTTTCAGACTTCCAGTTCTTCCCTTTTCACGGAACAGGGGTTTCAGGGTTTTGCGCTTCAAGTTCTTGGCTTCCTTTCGTAATCGATAGAGGGGCAAAGCGCGTAGCCGTAGCTTTTTAACCGACCTGCTCGTGGAGTGTGATTTTCACTTCCTGTTCTCTCCTTTATTTTCGCGGGTAATTTTTTTCTATGCCGTGGTAATTATTTTGGACCCAGATTGGCTCTACCTCTGAAGATTCTGATAATTACCCTCTTTGTCTACCGTGGTTCTTAGTACTAGTATTTTATATGATGATGTACCACCTTTCCCTGAGATGCAGTATGATTTAATCTCACTTGCACAGGAGAGAAAAGAGGAAGGAGCAGATCCATGGGCAACTGCCGGAGTTCATGTATGTATGCCTGGTCAATCGTGATGTTTGGATTGTgtcttttataaaataaaatttGGATGCAATTTGCAGCACTAATTCCTTGGCAAAAGTCAAGGTCTAAGAACATGAGATCCTAGCTCTGAATTGAGGAAGCACTTGCCCTCACCATCATGTTGATATATTAGCAAGATGGCTATTTTTTTGTAGAATTTAGTATTCTTTAAAAGTTTTCTATAAAAAATATTCTGTAAAAAAATGAAAGGATAATAAGAAAATTCCAAAAAAGGAGAACTAATTAAAAAGATTTGATTTTTATTTTCCCATCCTCATGGGCTTTCTATCTTTCTAATCTAATTTGAGGAAGTCGATCTTGATGTCTTATTGATTAGAAGCAATAAAAAGTATTTTCTGCCTTGTTCTACCCTTGATTGGTGACATGAATAACTATTCTGATTGACCAGGGGTCACTTATCACAAATAATTGCATTCAAGAGTTTGATTCATATAATCGGaacataaatactccctccgtcccacaatataagatgtttttgcaagcttatattatgggacagagggagtaacttATATGTTGTTGGCCATTTTTCTGTTGGTCGATATTTTATCCTGTTTATTTGGAACCACAACATACACATGAATATTGCATGTTCTCTCTTTCTTTGTTGTGTAACTTTGAGTTACTGCGCTTGTGCAAATATCAGCTCGTGCACTCCTAGGGAAGACCCATGTTGTTCCGGATTCAGAATGGGGGATTCAGGACCTCGGAAAGACCCATGTTCCAGTTTTTGAATGGAGGATTCAGGACTTCTCGTCACTGCTTAAGACTGGAGCTAAGAGCACAATATCTGGTGCTTTTCGCTGCTCTGGGTATAACTGGTATGCACCATAATTGCAAAAGGAACCTGCAAAATTCATGTATTAGATGTAAATACCATCTGGTTTGTTTTGTAGAAAAAGTAATTATATGTTATCCATATACACATTAATTTAGTATATGCCGTCTACTCACCAATGATGTTTTGATTGATGTAATCAAATTAGCAATCACAATCTTATAAACAATCAGTCAGACGCTAAAGCTTGATACGGTGCATGAAGTCAAGAAATTAGACTTCACTCCTACTTCAGTTATGAAATCTAGACTGAGTTTGGTTTCCTCCCATAATTTCATTTACCAGGTTCCTGCAAGTGATTCCAATGCATAAAGAAGCTGGTGCTGGAACTCCATATGTTGCTCTTCGTCTTGTGCCATCCCAATTGAGCTTGGTGCCAGGTCACACGGTTCACGCGGTGTTTGAGTTGTCAATATACAACCATACAAAAGGAATGTACTGTGGATGCAAAGGTAGTCTCATGGATGTGTTCTTTCAAGCACATCCATCCTATAGCAGCTAGGAATCCATACTTTGTGCATCATAAGTTTGAGATATAAATGCCATGATTCCATCATTACAAGTCAATATCTGTAATTTGGTAATACAATCAAATATTACTTTTCCCATGAAGAAGTTGCTTTGTATTTTCTTTGCTGTCAAGTTTGTCTGATTCGGACTACATACACATGTTCTCTTTAAATTTCATAATCATTATTTGTATGTAATTCACTATCTTGATATCTTCTTGCTTTCTGAACTGGGGTGAAGTTTGgttatatatatatttatacaCTTTTTTTTAATGGGATTTGGTCATATATTATTTGGTATATTTGCACCTTACCTACAAGTTCTTTGTTCTCTAATCTTTCAACCTTTACCTAAAAGCAGCTACCTACAACTTTGATTTCAAGAATACCTACTCGAAGGAGCATTGCTTGATTCCTCTTCAGGAGCTACAGAAATCATCTGCTTTTCTAGTGGATGATAGCTGTGTCTTTGCTGTGGAGATATTGAAGATTGATGTCTCTTCTCCTGAAAAGAAGGCTGTTGTGGTTCAGAAGAAGGCTACCATAGTTCAGAACCTCTTTGTCCAGAATAAGGGATTCGTCAAAGGAACATACACTTGGACCATGAACAATTTCCTTGAATTGGATTTGAAGCACTTCGTCCGTTCTCCTACATTTGAAGTTGGCGGACAAAATTGGTATACATCTGTTACAGTTGAACGGTTACATCACAAATGATTTATACAAATAGTTTGCATGTGTTATCCAACATTTAGCTTATATGTATCCTTTAACTTACCATACCTAGTCAGCTTACTAACTTAATAGTGGACAGAAACTTCTTGTTGAATGTTTTATGCCAACGGACATTAGTGATGGCCAGATTTTTGTGCAAGGCAAGGTCCTACAGATAATCCAGGTTCTCTAAGCATGCAACCAAAGGACTGTACTTCTAGTATATTTACAGATATGCGGTAGCACATTCCAATTTCAATAGAAAAGTGGTTTTGTAATAATGGTGTACCGAAAATTTAGGAACAAATTTGAAACATTATAGTACTAAAATCTGTGTTAGCCTATAAAATTTCATGTCATACGTTATGCTGTTTAGGATTGTTTTTTTCCAGAAATTTTATCGTCATGTATATATTTGGTACCACTGGTTCTTGCATATGTCACATACCAGCAATTATTTTCTCAAATTCTTTTGGGTAACATTGTTGTATCTTGTATTGTAGTCATGGTTTTCTTAGATAATTGTAAGGCCACAAAGTTGTGTCCAAAGTTAATGGCTGGCCAGACCCAAGGTCAGCTACAACTTTCGATTTCAATATTAACCACATTCTTGAAATACATTTTCCAGGGTACCCAATTATATTTGAAGTGTCACTTCTCATTTTTGTCAACAGGTACATCGGCATGTATCCGCGTGGTGACAAGTACAGCACCGATTGCCTCAGCTTGTACTTATACCCGGATGCCTCGGATGAGCTCCAACTCGAGTCCAAGAAGGTGGCTGTAATGACTCTGTCCATCCTGGACCAAAAGAATGGGAAACACTTCACTAGAACTTCAGGTTCAACTTTCCTTAGCAAGTATCAGTGCTACTGATATGTGTGAATCAAGCAGCTAGTGTCTGTAACCTGATGATGACTGCAGTTGATCTTACTTTTGTGGTGATCTCAGGTCTCTGGGTATGTGGACAAGGATGGGGATGGCCTAACTTCCTTGGACTCAAGAAACTCAAGGATCCGTCGGGAGGCTATGTTGTAGGATCGAGCTGCGTTGTGAAGGCAGATCTCACTATCGTTGGTTCATCCAATGATGGCTAGATCTTTACCTCATGGCCTGATGGAGAGATAACACCCTTTCATC is from Triticum aestivum cultivar Chinese Spring chromosome 1B, IWGSC CS RefSeq v2.1, whole genome shotgun sequence and encodes:
- the LOC123121997 gene encoding protein roadkill, translating into MGNCRSSSRALLGKTHVVPDSEWGIQDLGKTHVPVFEWRIQDFSSLLKTGAKSTISGAFRCSGYNWFLQVIPMHKEAGAGTPYVALRLVPSQLSLVPGHTVHAVFELSIYNHTKGMYCGCKATYNFDFKNTYSKEHCLIPLQELQKSSAFLVDDSCVFAVEILKIDVSSPEKKAVVVQKKATIVQNLFVQNKGFVKGTYTWTMNNFLELDLKHFVRSPTFEVGGQNWYIGMYPRGDKYSTDCLSLYLYPDASDELQLESKKVAVMTLSILDQKNGKHFTRTSGLWVCGQGWGWPNFLGLKKLKDPSGGYVVGSSCVVKADLTIVGSSNDG